The proteins below are encoded in one region of Triticum aestivum cultivar Chinese Spring chromosome 1B, IWGSC CS RefSeq v2.1, whole genome shotgun sequence:
- the LOC123117524 gene encoding uncharacterized ATP-dependent helicase C29A10.10c, with protein sequence MGSRGRMLFDLNELPTEADEEEAAVVVSQPQLPVPNMYPSNLFPPQEVPWSQGILNNHAFNHASSGSGFQPFVRSTDTQNVKNSMNTEENLDTTAASTSVVTNHLSDSVVCPTGPSNQVPQSVEREEGEWSDADGASDTAGSSVSNKEESAGTASTQVKRESQESGPAIVKCSDVIKDDIAAEPGDTEMSDVSKGPVLHGPTGLESMKTSESKGSQPVDDLDKCTKSKDVRGVEASYALKCTNNPAKRPKLDDHKVAMLGKKRARQTVFINVEDAKQAGTMKTITPRRQSSFPAPIVTRTVKEASRGVGERAADKQSQPVIRDQRQSEMIGSERSNSADPCDQNGESNGDFELGSHGRSKKMNAEEPPSDSYQQSVPRQAFSKQPTDSKQFKGRPVSSQRALLTGQHTADQKPANKRSLVPKKQASVNNTQYNDTSVERLIREVTNGKFWHNPEEEELQCVPGSFDSAEEYIRVFEPLLFEECRAQLYSSYEESLEAVSRDAHVMVRVKSVDRRERGWYDVIVLPTHEYKWTFKEGEVAILSSPRPGSAAQSSRSNRKTAASNEDAEADCGRLVGTVRRHTPIDTRDPIGAIIHFYAGDSFDCSSETNVLRKLQPRSTWYLTGLGSLATTQREYVALHALRRLNVQMQNAILQPSPEHFPKYQEQPPAMPDCFTPSFSDHINRTFNGPQLSAIHWAAMHTAAGTSNGAVKKQEPWPFTLVQGPPGTGKTHTVWGMLNVIHLVQYQHYYAALLKKLAPESYKQVGSTTNSSSEAFAAGSIDEVLQSMDQNLFRTLPKLCPKPRMLVCAPSNAATDELLSRVLDRGFIDGEMKVYRPDVARVGVDTQSRAAQAVSVERRTEQLLMKGRDEVIGWLQQLKGREQQLSQEIGLLQRELNIVAAAGRSHGSVGVDPDVLAHRDRNRDILLQKLAASVESRDKVLVEMSRLLILESRFRVGSNFNLEDARSNLEASFANEAEIVFTTVSSSGRRLFSRLSHGFDMVVIDEAAQASEVGVLPPLALGAARCVLVGDPQQLPATVISKAAGTLLYSRSLFERFQQAGCPTILLSVQYRMHPQIREFPSRYFYQGCLTDSESVVKLPDELYYKDALMAPYIFYDISHGRESHRGGSSSYQNVHEAQFALRLYEHLQRLVKVNSGKKASVGIITPYKLQLKCLQREFEEVMNTEEGKDIYINTVDAFQGQERDVIIMSCVRASNHGVGFVADIRRMNVALTRARRALWVVGNASALMQSEDWAALVADAKARKCFMDLDSIPKDFLAMKISSNTPGRNSSNNPRNLRTGGPRPRHLDMLPDPRIGMRADEDERPNSVPRNASYRNLDDLGRSGDRSRESLQFGVAKRPNSSNGSRREV encoded by the exons ATGGGGTCTCGTGGAAGGATGTTATTTGACCTCAATGAGCTCCCAACAGAAGCTGACGAAGAAGAAGCTGCTGTTGTTGTGTCCCAACCTCAACTTCCTGTTCCCAATATGTATCCCTCAAATTTGTTTCCACCACAAGAAGTGCCTTGGTCACAAGGGATATTAAACAATCATGCCTTTAATCATGCATCTTCTGGTTCAGGTTTTCAGCCTTTTGTGAGAAGTACAGATACACAAAATGTTAAGAATTCTATGAATACAGAAGAGAATTTGGATACTACTGCGGCTTCTACATCTGTGGTAACTAATCATCTATCTGATAGTGTTGTGTGTCCTACTGGGCCCTCCAATCAGGTTCCACAATCAGTTGAAAGAGAAGAGGGAGAGTGGTCTGATGCAGATGGTGCTTCTGACACAGCAGGTAGTAGTGTCAGCAACAAGGAAGAATCTGCTGGTACTGCAAGTACTCAAGTGAAAAGAGAGTCCCAAGAGAGTGGACCTGCTATTGTTAAATGTAGTGATGTGATTAAAGATGACATTGCTGCTGAACCTGGTGACACTGAAATGTCTGATGTGTCTAAAGGTCCAGTCCTTCATGGTCCGACAGGACTAGAGAGCATGAAAACTTCTGAATCTAAAGGAAGTCAACCTGTGGATGATTTGGACAAGTGCACTAAGTCAAAGGATGTCAGAGGAGTAGAAGCCAGTTATGCATTGAAGTGCACGAACAACCCTGCGAAGAGACCTAAGTTAGATGATCACAAAGTTGCAATGCTTGGTAAAAAGCGAGCGAGGCAGACTGTGTTCATCAATGTTGAGGATGCAAAACAAGCTGGCACAATGAAGACAATTACACCGAGGAGACAGTCATCTTTTCCAGCACCAATTGTTACACGTACCGTGAAGGAAGCTTCTCGCGGTGTTGGTGAAAGAGCTGCAGACAAGCAGAGCCAACCAGTCATCAGGGATCAGAGACAATCTGAGATGATTGGTTCAGAAAGAAGTAATTCTGCAGATCCTTGTGACCAAAATGGAGAATCTAATGGTGATTTTGAGTTGGGATCTCACGGCAGGTCAAAGAAAATGAATGCCGAAGAACCCCCCTCAGATAGTTACCAACAATCTGTGCCAAGGCAGGCCTTTTCAAAGCAGCCCACGGATTCCAAGCAGTTCAAAGGCAGACCAGTCTCTTCTCAAAGAGCACTTCTAACAGGACAACATACTGCAGATCAGAAGCCAGCTAACAAAAGGTCTCTTGTTCCAAAGAAGCAAGCTTCAGTTAATAATACACAGTATAATGACACATCTGTCGAACGACTTATACGGGAAGTGACAAATGGCAAGTTCTGGCACAATCCGG AGGAGGAAGAACTTCAGTGTGTTCCTGGAAGCTTTGATTCTGCCGAGGAGTACATTAGAGTTTTTGAGCCTTTGCTTTTTGAGGAATGCAGAGCTCAGCTATATAGTTCCTACGAGGAGAGTCTTGAGGCTGTATCAAGGGACGCACATGTAATGGTGCGCGTGAAAAGTGTGGATAGGCGTGAACGAG GATGGTATGATGTTATTGTTTTGCCAACACATGAATATAAATGGACTTTTAAAGAAGGCGAAGTTGCAATTTTGTCGTCCCCCCGGCCTGGTTCAG CTGCCCAATCAAGTAGATCTAATAGGAAGACCGCTGCTTCAAATGAAGACGCTGAAGCTGACTGTGGACGGCTTGTAGGTACAGTCAGACGCCATACGCCTATTGATACGCGCGATCCCATTGGAGCAATTATCCATTTTTATGCTGGGGATTCATTTGATTGTAGCAG CGAGACTAATGTTCTGAGGAAACTGCAACCTCGAAGCACCTGGTATCTAACGGGTCTTGGTTCCCTTGCAACAACACAAAGGGAATATGTAGCATTGCATGCACTCCGCCGTCTTAATGTGCAG ATGCAAAACGCAATTCTTCAGCCAAGTCCAGAGCACTTCCCAAAATATCAAGAGCAGCCGCCTGCTATGCCTGACTGTTTCACTCCAAGTTTTTCTGATCATATCAATCGTACTTTCAATGGGCCTCAGCTATCGGCAATTCATTGGGCTGCAATGCACACAGCTGCTGGCACAAGCAATGGAGCGGTTAAGAAACAAGAACCATGGCCTTTCACATTAGTACAAGGTCCTCCGGGGACAGGGAAAACCCATACTGTGTGGGGAATGTTAAATGTTATTCATCTTGTTCAGTATCAACACTACTATGCTGCTCTGCTAAAGAAACTTGCTCCTGAAAGTTACAAGCAAGTTGGTAGTACCACTAACAGCAGCTCGGAGGCTTTTGCTGCGGGGTCTATTGATGAAGTTTTGCAGAGCATGGATCAGAACCTTTTCCGCACTCTTCCCAAGCTTTGCCCCAAACCACGGATGCTTGTGTGCGCCCCATCAAATGCTGCAACAGATGAGCTGCTTTCTCGTGTTCTTGACCGAGGTTTCATAGATGGTGAGATGAAGGTTTACCGCCCTGATGTTGCCCGTGTTGGAGTTGACACACAGTCTCGTGCAGCCCAAGCTGTATCAGTTGAGCGACGGACGGAACAGCTTTTAATGAAGGGCCGTGATGAAGTAATTGGGTGGTTACAGCAGCTAAAAGGCCGTGAGCAGCAGTTATCACAGGAGATAGGGCTTCTACAGAGGGAACTTAATATCGTTGCAGCAGCTGGTAGATCCCATGGTTCAGTTGGGGTAGATCCTGATGTGCTTGCTCACAGGGATCGTAACCGTGACATTCTGCTTCAAAAACTTGCTGCCTCTGTAGAAAGCAGGGATAAAGTACTTGTAGAGATGTCAAGGCTGCTGATATTAGAAAGCAGGTTCCGTGTTGGCAGCAACTTCAATCTGGAAGATGCTAGGTCTAATCTAGAAGCCAGTTTTGCCAACGAAGCAGAAATTGTTTTTACAACAGTGTCAAGCAGCGGGCGCAGATTATTTTCTCGCCTTAGTCATGGTTTCGATATGGTTGTTATTGATGAGGCTGCTCAGGCCAGTGAAGTAGGAGTCCTCCCTCCACTTGCACTTGGTGCCGCTAGATGTGTCTTGGTAGGTGATCCACAGCAGCTCCCTGCTACTGTTATTAGTAAAGCGGCTGGAACTTTACTCTATAGCAGGAGCCTTTTTGAGAGGTTTCAGCAGGCTGGTTGTCCTACCATTTTATTGTCAGTGCAATATCGGATGCATCCCCAGATCCGAGAGTTTCCATCACGATACTTCTATCAAGGCTGCCTTACAGACAGTGAAAGTGTTGTCAAACTGCCTGATGAGTTGTATTACAAAGATGCATTAATGGCACCTTACATTTTTTATGACATCTCACATGGTCGTGAGTCTCATAGAGGTGGATCATCTTCATACCAGAATGTTCATGAAGCTCAGTTTGCATTGCGTTTATACGAGCATCTTCAGAGGCTTGTGAAAGTTAATAGTGGTAAGAAGGCATCTGTTGGTATAATCACTCCATATAAGTTGCAGTTGAAGTGTCTTCAGCGGGAATTTGAGGAGGTCATGAATACCGAGGAAGGGAAAGATATCTACATAAACACAGTAGATGCTTTTCAAGGCCAGGAGCGTGATGTGATTATCATGTCATGCGTGCGTGCTTCAAACCATGGCGTGGGTTTTGTTGCAGATATACGGCGCATGAATGTTGCTCTTACTCGAGCTAGGAGAGCTCTATGG